One Bombus huntii isolate Logan2020A chromosome 12, iyBomHunt1.1, whole genome shotgun sequence DNA segment encodes these proteins:
- the LOC126872158 gene encoding ribosomal RNA processing protein 36 homolog, which yields MSDEEDTLLNEDKDRDEIRKELSQMSFEDVQKLKEKLGCKIYKEALFGPRKVNKKTEFKRENKNRPREISSKKPVSRFREVVQVKNYIPRDPRFDSLCGTYDPKKFKRNYMFINDIKENDIKELKKKLVESRDPKEKKKIKYLIQRLENQLREEKRRNMKEQKEYAEKKEIVEAIRRGEKPVYKKKSEKRVLELVSQYEELKNSGKLKKHIQRLRKKNQQRDRRKLASADSE from the exons ATGAGTGATGAGGAAGATACTCTTCTTAACGAAGATAAAGATCGG GATGAAATTAGAAAAGAGCTCTCACAAATGAGTTTCGAAGATGTGCAAAAgctaaaagaaaaattaggTTGCAAAATATATAAGGAAGCATTGTTTGGTCCACGGAAGGTTAACAAGAAAACTGAATTTaaacgagaaaataaaaacagaCCGCGTGAAATATCTTCAAAGAAGCCTGTTTCACGATTCAGAGAAGTTGTGCAGGTAAAGAATTATATTCCAAGAGACCCTCGATTCGATAGTCTATGTGGCACATATGATCCgaagaaatttaaaagaaattatatgtTCATTAATGATATAAAAGAGAATGatattaaagaattaaagaagaaattggTTGAGAGTAGAGACccaaaagagaaaaagaagatcaAATATCTTATACAGAGATTAGAAAATCAATTACgtgaggaaaaaagaagaaatatgaaagaacaaaaagaatacgcagaaaagaaagagattgTAGAAGCCATCAGACGTGGTGAAAAACCAGTATACAAAAAGAAGT CTGAAAAACGAGTTTTGGAATTAGTTTCTCAATATGAGGAACTGAAGAATTCAGGCAAATTAAAGAAACATATACAACGATTGCGCAAGAAGAATCAACAAAGGGACAGACGAAAGTTAGCATCAGCAGACTCTGAATAA